A stretch of Gymnodinialimonas phycosphaerae DNA encodes these proteins:
- the pufB gene encoding light-harvesting antenna LH1, beta subunit, with the protein MADNSDLSFTGLTDEQAQELHAVYMSGLWLFSAVALVAHIATYFWAPWF; encoded by the coding sequence ATGGCTGATAATTCCGATCTGTCTTTTACAGGTCTCACCGACGAGCAGGCGCAAGAATTGCACGCGGTGTATATGAGCGGGCTCTGGCTGTTTTCGGCCGTCGCCCTCGTTGCTCATATCGCCACGTACTTTTGGGCGCCTTGGTTCTGA